In Luteitalea sp. TBR-22, one genomic interval encodes:
- the aceE gene encoding pyruvate dehydrogenase (acetyl-transferring), homodimeric type translates to MTNGPQDVQDTTAAIETQEWIDSLDWVITHEGRERVAQLLDALESYARHKGVPLPFSAHTPYINTISPEHQQPFPGSREIERRIKSLVRWNAMAMVVRANKNSDGIGGHISTFASSATLYEVGFNHFFRGPEHPEGGDLVFFQGHASPGIYARAFLEGRLTQQHLENFRRELAEGGGLSSYPHPWLMPNFWQVPTVSMGLGPIMAIYQARFWRYLEHRGLKKTTKNKVWAFLGDGETDEPETLGALTLASREKLDNLIFVINCNLQRLDGPVRGNGSIIQELEGAFRGAGWNVIKVIWGSEWDDLLARDKTGLLAQRMAEIVDGEYQRLSVSDGAYVREKFFGKYPQLLELVKHLSDDQLKKLRLGGHDPEKVYAAYKQATESSGRPTVVLARTIKGYGLGESGEGKNPTHQQKKLNEEEVLSFRTRFNIPLSDEDVVKMPFYRPAENSTEMTYLQEKRAALGGYLPQRRTDAPRIEFAGLDESFAEFLNGSDGRAISTTMAFVRMLTKMLRDKEFGKLVVPIVPDEARTFGMEALFRQVGIYSSTGQLYDPIDSDQLLYYKEAKDGQILEEGITEAGSMSSFIAAGTSYATHGINAIPFYIYYSMFGFQRVADLIWAAADMRTRGFLLGGTAGRTTLNGEGLQHQDGHSHLVASSVPNCIAYDPAFAYEIAVIIKDGLRRMYRDDESVFYYLTLMNGNYEMPPMPAGTEEGIIKGLYKFKASGLKKAKAHAQLLGSGAILPGVIDAAAMLEKYGVAADVWSVTSYTELQRDCLAVDRWNMLHPAEAPRASWVGQQLAGAPGVVVAASDYVKLMPAGIDHHVSQPMALLGTDGFGRSESREALRDHFEVDARHVVAATLSLLAREKQIDVKVAQAAFKDLGINPEKANPAHA, encoded by the coding sequence ATGACCAACGGCCCCCAGGACGTCCAGGACACCACCGCCGCCATCGAGACCCAGGAGTGGATCGACTCGCTCGACTGGGTGATCACGCATGAAGGTCGCGAGCGCGTGGCGCAACTGCTCGACGCGCTCGAGTCGTACGCCCGCCACAAGGGCGTGCCACTTCCGTTCTCGGCGCACACGCCGTACATCAACACGATCTCGCCGGAGCATCAGCAGCCCTTCCCGGGCAGCCGCGAGATCGAGCGCCGCATCAAGAGCCTGGTCCGCTGGAACGCGATGGCCATGGTGGTGCGCGCCAACAAGAACTCGGACGGCATCGGCGGCCACATCTCGACGTTCGCCTCGTCGGCCACGCTGTACGAGGTGGGCTTCAACCACTTCTTCCGCGGCCCGGAGCATCCCGAGGGCGGCGACCTGGTGTTCTTTCAGGGCCATGCCTCGCCCGGCATCTACGCCCGCGCGTTCCTCGAGGGCCGGCTGACGCAGCAGCACCTCGAGAACTTCCGCCGCGAGCTCGCCGAGGGCGGCGGCCTGTCGTCGTACCCGCACCCGTGGCTGATGCCGAATTTCTGGCAGGTGCCGACGGTGTCGATGGGCCTCGGCCCGATCATGGCGATCTACCAGGCGCGCTTCTGGCGGTACCTCGAGCACCGCGGCCTGAAGAAGACCACGAAGAACAAGGTGTGGGCGTTCCTCGGCGACGGCGAGACCGACGAGCCCGAGACGCTCGGCGCGCTGACGCTCGCCTCGCGGGAGAAGCTCGACAACCTGATCTTCGTCATCAACTGCAACCTGCAGCGCCTCGACGGGCCGGTGCGCGGCAACGGCTCGATCATCCAGGAACTCGAGGGCGCGTTCCGCGGCGCTGGCTGGAACGTCATCAAGGTGATCTGGGGCAGCGAGTGGGACGACCTGCTGGCGCGCGACAAGACGGGCCTGCTGGCGCAACGCATGGCCGAGATCGTCGACGGCGAGTACCAGCGCCTGTCGGTCTCCGACGGCGCCTACGTGCGCGAGAAGTTCTTCGGCAAGTACCCGCAGCTGCTCGAGCTGGTCAAGCACCTCTCCGACGACCAGCTGAAGAAGCTGCGCCTCGGCGGCCACGACCCGGAGAAGGTCTACGCGGCCTACAAGCAGGCCACCGAGTCGAGCGGCCGGCCGACCGTGGTGCTGGCGCGCACCATCAAGGGCTACGGCCTCGGCGAATCGGGCGAGGGCAAGAACCCGACGCACCAGCAGAAGAAGCTGAACGAGGAAGAGGTCCTCAGCTTCCGCACGCGCTTCAACATCCCGCTGAGCGACGAGGATGTCGTCAAGATGCCGTTCTACCGCCCGGCGGAGAACAGCACGGAGATGACGTACCTGCAGGAGAAGCGCGCCGCCCTCGGCGGCTACCTGCCGCAGCGCCGCACCGACGCGCCGCGGATCGAGTTCGCCGGCCTCGACGAGAGCTTCGCCGAGTTCCTCAACGGCTCGGACGGCCGCGCCATCTCGACGACGATGGCGTTCGTGCGGATGCTGACCAAGATGCTGCGCGACAAGGAGTTCGGCAAGCTGGTGGTGCCGATCGTCCCCGACGAGGCGCGCACCTTCGGCATGGAGGCGCTGTTCCGGCAGGTCGGCATCTACTCGTCGACGGGCCAGCTGTACGACCCGATCGACAGCGATCAGCTGCTGTACTACAAGGAAGCCAAGGACGGGCAGATCCTCGAGGAAGGCATCACCGAGGCCGGCTCGATGTCGTCGTTCATCGCCGCGGGCACCTCCTACGCGACGCACGGCATCAACGCGATTCCGTTCTACATCTACTACTCGATGTTCGGCTTCCAGCGGGTCGCCGACCTGATCTGGGCCGCCGCCGACATGCGGACGCGCGGCTTCCTGCTGGGCGGCACGGCGGGCCGGACGACGCTGAACGGCGAGGGCCTGCAGCACCAGGACGGCCACAGCCACCTGGTGGCTTCGTCGGTGCCCAACTGCATCGCCTACGACCCGGCGTTCGCCTACGAGATCGCCGTGATCATCAAGGACGGCCTCCGTCGCATGTACCGCGACGACGAGAGCGTCTTCTATTACCTCACCCTGATGAACGGCAACTACGAGATGCCGCCCATGCCCGCCGGCACGGAAGAGGGGATCATCAAGGGCCTGTACAAGTTCAAGGCCTCCGGCCTGAAGAAGGCCAAGGCGCACGCGCAACTGCTCGGCAGCGGCGCGATCCTGCCCGGCGTCATCGACGCGGCCGCGATGCTCGAGAAGTACGGCGTGGCCGCCGACGTGTGGAGCGTCACCAGCTACACCGAACTGCAGCGCGACTGTCTCGCCGTCGATCGGTGGAACATGCTCCACCCGGCCGAGGCGCCGCGCGCGTCCTGGGTCGGCCAGCAGTTGGCCGGCGCCCCGGGCGTAGTGGTGGCCGCCTCCGACTACGTGAAGCTGATGCCGGCCGGCATCGACCATCACGTCTCGCAGCCGATGGCGCTGCTCGGCACCGACGGCTTCGGCCGCAGCGAGAGCCGCGAGGCGTTGCGCGACCACTTCGAGGTCGACGCGCGGCACGTCGTCGCGGCGACCCTGTCGCTGCTCGCGCGCGAGAAGCAGATCGACGTCAAGGTGGCGCAGGCCGCCTTCAAGGATCTCGGCATCAACCCCGAGAAGGCCAACCCCGCGCACGCGTAA
- the lpdA gene encoding dihydrolipoyl dehydrogenase, whose product MADPTPLVVLGAGPGGHAAAFLAADLGMPVILVDEEANPGGVCTYRGCIPSKALLHVAKLLEETKHASNWGIDFGPPTIDVARLRNFKQGVVDRLTGGLGQLTRQRKITYLQGRGSFVDAHTLKVALTAGGEQVVRFEKLIIATGSRPATLPNVNVSKERLLDSTGALELSQIPKRLLVIGGGYIGLELGSVYAALGSEVSVVEMIDRLLPGADKDLVNVLAKRIRKICKQVLTSTKVANMEEKADGVHVTFEGELEQKTQVFDQILVSIGRRPNGHIPGIETTGVEVTARGFITVDPQRRTTVPHIYAIGDVAGDPMLAHKATYDAKIAVEHIAGHKVAFEPAAIPAVVFTDPELAWCGLTEAEAQERGIAVEVAKFPWGASGRATTVDRNDGLTKLIIEPKTERVLGVGIVGVNAGEMIAEGVLAVEMAATASDLKMTIHAHPTLSETVMESAEVFFGTATNYYKPKK is encoded by the coding sequence ATGGCAGACCCCACTCCACTCGTCGTCCTGGGCGCCGGCCCCGGCGGTCACGCCGCGGCGTTCCTGGCCGCCGATCTCGGCATGCCGGTCATCCTCGTCGACGAGGAGGCCAATCCCGGTGGCGTGTGCACCTACCGCGGCTGCATCCCGTCCAAGGCGCTGCTGCACGTCGCCAAGCTGCTCGAGGAGACCAAGCACGCCTCCAACTGGGGCATCGACTTCGGCCCGCCGACCATCGACGTCGCGCGCCTGCGCAACTTCAAGCAGGGCGTCGTCGACCGGCTCACGGGCGGCCTCGGTCAACTGACGCGCCAGCGCAAGATCACCTACCTGCAGGGGCGCGGCAGCTTCGTCGATGCGCACACGCTCAAGGTGGCGCTGACGGCGGGCGGCGAGCAGGTCGTCAGGTTCGAGAAGCTGATCATCGCCACCGGATCGCGCCCGGCCACGCTGCCCAACGTCAACGTCAGCAAGGAGCGGTTGCTCGACTCGACCGGCGCGCTCGAGCTGTCGCAGATCCCGAAGCGGTTGCTGGTCATCGGCGGCGGCTACATCGGCCTCGAACTCGGCAGCGTGTACGCGGCACTCGGCAGCGAGGTGTCGGTGGTCGAGATGATCGACCGCCTGCTCCCCGGTGCCGACAAGGACCTGGTGAACGTGCTCGCCAAGCGGATCCGCAAGATCTGCAAGCAGGTGCTCACGAGCACCAAGGTCGCCAACATGGAGGAGAAGGCCGACGGCGTGCACGTCACCTTCGAGGGCGAGCTCGAACAGAAGACGCAGGTGTTCGACCAGATCCTCGTGTCGATCGGGCGTCGGCCGAACGGGCACATCCCGGGCATCGAGACGACCGGCGTCGAGGTCACGGCACGCGGCTTCATCACCGTCGACCCCCAGCGCCGCACGACGGTGCCGCACATCTACGCCATCGGTGACGTCGCCGGCGACCCGATGCTGGCGCACAAGGCGACCTACGACGCCAAGATCGCCGTCGAGCACATCGCGGGGCACAAGGTCGCGTTCGAGCCGGCCGCGATCCCGGCGGTGGTGTTCACCGACCCCGAACTCGCCTGGTGTGGCCTCACGGAAGCCGAGGCACAGGAGCGCGGCATCGCCGTCGAGGTCGCGAAGTTCCCGTGGGGCGCGTCGGGGCGGGCGACGACCGTCGATCGCAACGACGGTCTGACCAAGTTGATCATCGAGCCGAAGACCGAGCGCGTGCTCGGCGTCGGCATCGTCGGCGTCAACGCCGGCGAGATGATCGCCGAGGGCGTGCTGGCGGTGGAGATGGCCGCGACCGCGAGCGATCTCAAGATGACGATCCACGCGCACCCGACGCTCAGCGAGACCGTGATGGAGTCGGCCGAGGTCTTCTTCGGCACGGCCACGAATTACTACAAGCCGAAGAAGTAG
- a CDS encoding dihydrolipoyllysine-residue acetyltransferase, with protein sequence MANQFTLPSLGDNVKAGDVLRVLVKAGDVVAVDQAVLELETDKATVEVPSTIAGTVAEVKVKEGDRIDVGQVIFTVSGEASAAPTGAAQVQKAAAAAVDQQDKAEPVPTAPPAPAPTGGARIEVTVPSLGENVKGGDVLKVLVKVGDSVSQDQGILELETDKATVEVPSPSAGTVKEVAVKDGDKVAVGQVVLVLDGAAQTASAPPATVAAVQPTVPELRAERGLPMAPVPGHVSVATRGPAAPLPDGSVAPPRPNVPASPAVRRLARELGLDIADVPGSGPGGRISDADVRAHAKNVITGKVAGPAGQAGAAAAGFASEPLPDFSQFGAVERKPMRGIRRKTAEHMVASWHTIPHVTQCEKVDITALEQLRKQFAKRVEAGGGKLTVTSIITKVIAVAMRKFPQFNASVDLAKEEVVYKSYLNIGIAVDTERGLLVPVLKDVDQKSITQISAEIAQLAEKARAGKLSLEEMSGGCFTITNLGGIGGTHFTPIVNHPEVAIMGMSRSAMEPVWNGESFEPRLMLPLSLSYDHRVIDGADAMRFLRFVAEALEQPFLLAL encoded by the coding sequence ATGGCAAACCAATTCACGCTGCCCTCGCTCGGCGACAACGTCAAGGCGGGGGATGTGCTCCGGGTGCTGGTCAAGGCCGGCGACGTGGTGGCTGTCGACCAGGCGGTGCTCGAGCTCGAGACCGACAAGGCGACGGTCGAAGTGCCCTCGACGATTGCCGGCACCGTGGCCGAGGTCAAGGTCAAGGAAGGCGATCGCATCGACGTGGGGCAGGTGATCTTCACGGTGAGCGGCGAGGCATCGGCGGCCCCGACCGGGGCCGCGCAGGTGCAGAAGGCCGCCGCGGCCGCCGTCGACCAACAGGACAAGGCCGAGCCGGTGCCCACGGCGCCGCCCGCGCCGGCCCCGACCGGCGGCGCTCGCATCGAGGTGACGGTGCCGTCGCTCGGCGAGAACGTCAAGGGCGGCGACGTCCTGAAGGTACTCGTCAAGGTCGGCGACTCGGTCTCGCAGGATCAGGGGATCCTCGAACTCGAGACCGACAAGGCGACCGTCGAAGTGCCGTCGCCGTCGGCCGGGACGGTCAAGGAAGTCGCGGTGAAGGACGGCGACAAGGTCGCCGTCGGGCAGGTGGTGCTCGTGCTCGACGGTGCGGCGCAGACCGCGTCGGCGCCGCCGGCCACGGTGGCCGCCGTGCAGCCGACGGTGCCGGAACTGCGCGCCGAGCGCGGGTTGCCGATGGCCCCCGTTCCCGGCCACGTGTCGGTGGCGACGCGCGGCCCGGCCGCGCCGCTCCCCGACGGCTCGGTCGCGCCGCCACGGCCCAACGTGCCGGCCTCGCCGGCGGTGCGTCGCCTCGCCCGGGAACTCGGCCTCGACATCGCCGACGTGCCCGGCAGCGGTCCCGGCGGGCGCATCAGCGACGCCGACGTGCGCGCCCACGCCAAGAACGTCATCACCGGCAAGGTGGCCGGTCCGGCCGGTCAGGCCGGCGCGGCGGCCGCGGGCTTCGCGTCAGAGCCGCTGCCGGACTTCAGCCAGTTCGGCGCCGTGGAGCGCAAGCCGATGCGCGGCATCCGCCGCAAGACGGCCGAGCACATGGTCGCCAGCTGGCACACCATCCCGCACGTCACCCAGTGCGAGAAGGTCGACATCACGGCGCTCGAGCAGCTGCGCAAGCAGTTTGCCAAGCGCGTCGAGGCCGGCGGCGGCAAGCTCACCGTCACGTCGATCATCACCAAGGTGATCGCGGTGGCGATGCGCAAGTTCCCGCAGTTCAACGCCTCGGTCGACCTCGCGAAGGAAGAGGTCGTCTACAAGTCGTACCTGAACATCGGCATCGCCGTCGACACCGAGCGCGGCCTGCTCGTGCCGGTGCTCAAGGACGTCGATCAGAAGTCGATCACGCAGATCTCGGCCGAGATCGCGCAGCTGGCCGAGAAGGCCCGCGCCGGCAAGCTGTCGCTGGAGGAGATGTCGGGCGGCTGCTTCACGATCACCAACCTCGGCGGCATCGGCGGCACGCACTTCACGCCGATCGTCAACCACCCCGAGGTGGCGATCATGGGCATGTCGCGATCGGCGATGGAGCCGGTGTGGAACGGCGAGAGCTTCGAGCCGCGACTCATGCTGCCGCTGTCGCTCTCGTACGACCACCGCGTCATCGACGGCGCCGATGCGATGCGCTTCCTCCGCTTCGTGGCCGAGGCGCTCGAGCAGCCGTTCTTGTTGGCACTCTAG
- a CDS encoding metal-dependent hydrolase codes for MALELTWLGHGTFLFTSPGGVRGMIDPFLSGNPSCPAQFHEGYGPLDVILVTHGHNDHIGDLVRVARATGATVVGSWELAQWLGPQGVTALEPMNVGGTIDVKGLRVTMTQAFHSGGFVTDDGAIVYLGPPAGLMVRFEDGYTVYHAGDTCVFSDMRLLAELYRPDVAILPIGDRFTMGPEQAARAVEFLGVRHVVPTHFATFPLLTGTVPAFEALLPAGVRVEHLVPGTPVSLQR; via the coding sequence ATGGCGCTCGAACTCACGTGGCTCGGCCACGGCACGTTCCTGTTCACGTCGCCCGGCGGCGTGCGCGGGATGATCGATCCCTTCCTGTCGGGTAACCCGTCGTGTCCCGCGCAGTTCCACGAGGGCTACGGGCCGCTCGACGTGATCCTGGTCACGCACGGGCACAACGACCACATCGGTGACCTGGTGCGTGTGGCCAGGGCGACGGGCGCCACGGTGGTCGGCTCCTGGGAACTCGCGCAGTGGCTCGGGCCGCAGGGTGTGACGGCGCTCGAGCCGATGAACGTCGGCGGCACCATCGACGTGAAGGGCCTGCGCGTCACGATGACGCAGGCCTTCCACAGCGGCGGCTTCGTCACCGACGACGGCGCCATCGTCTATCTCGGCCCGCCGGCCGGCCTGATGGTGCGCTTCGAGGACGGCTACACCGTCTACCACGCCGGCGACACGTGCGTGTTCTCGGACATGCGCCTGCTCGCCGAGCTCTACCGCCCCGACGTCGCGATCCTCCCGATCGGCGATCGCTTCACGATGGGCCCGGAACAGGCCGCCAGGGCGGTCGAGTTCCTCGGCGTCCGGCACGTCGTGCCCACGCACTTTGCGACCTTCCCGCTGCTGACCGGCACCGTGCCGGCATTCGAGGCGCTGCTGCCGGCCGGCGTCCGCGTCGAGCATCTCGTCCCGGGTACGCCCGTGTCGCTGCAGAGATAG
- a CDS encoding DUF1592 domain-containing protein: MSWSLHRVAVGGLLVVALVSAISAQSRNAVAPSLASSAAASATPGSRPSPASRVPTPDSRVPTPDSRLPTPVHRAAATLDPSAAAATFREFCVDCHGTSKPKGGISIEGLLEKMTVEDVGAHWEEWQRIADRIELREMPPADEDPLPTDAQREVALAWIRGALAQYDARHAGEPGRVTVRRLTSAEYAYAIHDLTGIDVKTGVDASSDAVGGEGFANFGDVQFVQDTTVERYLEAARQVAEHAVIGAGPLGFYEDPGKTGLELSALSRIEGLYAAHGFRVVSGEGGRPFGFDRYGKAFYVAWHYRHRAALGEPTMTLRALAAREGITGRFAEHVASVVARPTAGYPASLTIDRWRRLPAPGTDRAASIAAARAECDAMTTALVTWPSWFFARGDLAAGGQGDENPLVFDDTTLGVESRHAWTHALNRRPGRATSRIPGPWTVHLAVDALRAPGTAAPVVIWRDARVVLRTPPPAPKPDDTPAIIRARQPGPIVSSRPLREVLAPADAERLGFGRSPDGTPLGPDDFATTTGVSMAIDVDAGDLVAELHVTATLGANRDDVVRVMVADTPKGPARTPGQRMFLGDASSAGYRAFRAGIAEYVALLPPNSHGAANPADKDPVPAPFDNTYNSPEHDAFVTTVKYQRTDDFFTRNIVDGVERARLEQAWTDLFGSWPYHDAYLGMLLDHFKVGDAPRRIADMTPARIAALPAAVRPHVEALRERYVRVQRDLRLAEPGHVSDALAFASRAWRRPLTTQEQATLRGFYRAMRTTRGLDHDGATRALLARILMSPAFLYRLETAPALTEGRLDSWEIASRLSFFLWSSVPDDELRRAAAAGELATPRGIAAQVRRMTADPKARRLSTEFFGQWLGFYHFDQYRGVDTGRFPEFTDAVRTSMYDEAVSTFEYLVRERRPVKEILHADYAFLNTTLATFYGIEAPVTSKDAMQRVPDATRFDKGGALRLGAVLTTTSAPLRTSPVKRGDWVLRRILGTPTPPPPADAGTLPADDKSFEGQTLRQRLAQHKNRAACANCHLRIDPLGFPLEGFDAVGRRRAAYADGVPVDVIGEFRDGSTITATDGLLSHLQRNERLVLTTLARKMIGYALGRNPQASDRPLLAAMVGAGGDATFADLATMIATSRQFRQRVGRGATPPAPAPLPAHAPTTSGTSARAGLP; this comes from the coding sequence GTGAGCTGGTCCTTGCACAGGGTGGCCGTCGGCGGCCTCCTCGTCGTGGCGTTGGTGTCGGCGATCTCCGCGCAATCGCGGAACGCCGTCGCGCCCTCGCTTGCCTCGTCGGCTGCTGCCAGCGCGACTCCTGGGTCGCGACCGAGTCCCGCGTCCCGCGTCCCGACTCCCGACTCCCGCGTCCCGACTCCCGACTCCCGACTCCCGACTCCCGTCCATCGCGCCGCGGCGACGCTCGATCCGAGCGCCGCAGCGGCCACCTTCCGCGAGTTCTGCGTCGACTGCCACGGCACCTCGAAGCCGAAGGGCGGCATCAGCATCGAGGGCCTGCTCGAGAAGATGACCGTCGAGGACGTCGGCGCGCACTGGGAGGAGTGGCAGAGGATCGCCGACCGCATCGAGCTGCGCGAGATGCCTCCGGCCGACGAGGACCCGCTGCCGACCGATGCGCAGCGCGAGGTCGCCCTGGCGTGGATTCGCGGTGCACTTGCGCAGTACGACGCGCGACACGCCGGCGAGCCCGGCCGGGTCACCGTCCGCCGCCTCACCAGCGCCGAGTACGCCTATGCGATCCACGATCTCACGGGGATCGACGTCAAGACCGGGGTCGACGCCTCGAGCGACGCCGTCGGCGGTGAGGGGTTCGCCAACTTCGGCGACGTGCAGTTCGTGCAGGACACCACCGTCGAGCGCTACCTCGAGGCGGCGCGCCAGGTCGCCGAGCACGCGGTGATCGGCGCCGGCCCGCTCGGCTTCTACGAGGACCCCGGCAAGACGGGGCTCGAGCTCTCGGCGCTGTCGCGCATCGAAGGGCTCTACGCGGCACACGGCTTCCGCGTCGTGTCGGGAGAGGGCGGCCGGCCCTTCGGGTTCGACCGGTACGGCAAGGCCTTCTACGTGGCCTGGCACTACCGACATCGTGCCGCGCTGGGCGAGCCGACGATGACGCTCCGCGCGCTCGCCGCTCGCGAAGGCATCACCGGACGGTTCGCCGAGCACGTCGCGTCGGTCGTCGCGCGCCCGACGGCCGGCTATCCGGCCAGCCTCACGATCGACCGCTGGCGGCGGCTGCCCGCGCCCGGGACCGACCGGGCGGCGTCGATCGCCGCGGCCCGCGCCGAGTGCGACGCGATGACGACGGCGCTCGTGACCTGGCCGAGCTGGTTCTTCGCGCGTGGCGACCTCGCAGCGGGTGGGCAGGGCGACGAGAACCCGCTCGTGTTCGACGACACCACGCTCGGCGTCGAATCGCGGCACGCGTGGACGCACGCGCTGAATCGTCGTCCCGGGCGAGCGACGTCGCGTATCCCGGGCCCATGGACGGTGCACCTCGCCGTGGACGCCCTCCGCGCCCCCGGGACCGCGGCACCGGTCGTCATCTGGCGCGACGCGCGGGTCGTGTTGCGCACGCCGCCACCTGCCCCGAAGCCCGACGACACGCCGGCCATCATCCGCGCGCGCCAACCCGGGCCGATCGTGTCGTCGCGTCCGCTGCGCGAGGTGCTCGCGCCGGCCGACGCCGAGCGCCTCGGCTTCGGGCGCAGCCCCGACGGCACGCCGCTCGGCCCCGACGACTTCGCGACGACGACCGGCGTGTCGATGGCCATCGACGTCGATGCCGGTGATCTCGTCGCCGAACTGCACGTCACCGCGACGCTCGGCGCCAATCGCGACGATGTGGTGCGCGTGATGGTGGCCGACACGCCGAAGGGCCCGGCACGCACGCCAGGCCAGCGCATGTTCCTCGGCGACGCCTCGAGTGCGGGCTATCGCGCCTTCCGCGCCGGCATCGCCGAGTACGTGGCGCTGCTGCCTCCCAACTCGCACGGTGCGGCCAACCCGGCCGACAAGGATCCGGTGCCGGCGCCCTTCGACAACACCTACAACAGTCCCGAGCACGATGCGTTCGTGACGACGGTGAAGTACCAGCGCACCGACGACTTCTTCACGCGCAACATCGTCGACGGCGTCGAGCGGGCGCGGCTCGAGCAGGCGTGGACGGACCTGTTCGGATCGTGGCCCTATCACGACGCGTACCTCGGCATGCTGCTCGACCACTTCAAGGTCGGCGACGCACCGCGGCGCATCGCCGACATGACGCCCGCCCGCATCGCGGCGCTGCCGGCGGCGGTCCGTCCGCATGTCGAGGCGCTGCGCGAGCGCTACGTCCGCGTGCAGCGCGACCTCCGACTCGCCGAGCCCGGGCACGTCTCCGACGCGCTGGCGTTCGCGAGCCGGGCCTGGCGCCGGCCGCTGACGACGCAGGAGCAGGCGACGTTGCGCGGCTTCTACCGGGCCATGCGCACGACGCGGGGCCTCGATCACGACGGCGCGACGCGCGCGCTGCTGGCGCGCATCCTGATGTCGCCGGCATTCCTCTATCGCCTCGAGACGGCGCCCGCCCTCACCGAGGGCCGGCTCGACTCGTGGGAGATTGCCAGTCGCCTCAGCTTCTTCCTCTGGTCGTCGGTGCCCGACGACGAACTGCGGCGCGCCGCGGCGGCAGGCGAGCTGGCCACGCCCCGCGGCATCGCCGCGCAGGTCCGCCGGATGACGGCCGACCCGAAGGCGCGTCGGCTCTCCACCGAGTTCTTCGGCCAGTGGCTCGGGTTCTACCACTTCGACCAGTACCGCGGCGTCGACACCGGCCGCTTCCCGGAGTTCACCGACGCGGTCCGCACGTCGATGTACGACGAGGCCGTCTCGACCTTCGAATACCTCGTGCGCGAGCGTCGTCCGGTGAAGGAAATCCTCCACGCCGACTACGCGTTCCTGAACACGACCCTTGCGACCTTCTACGGCATCGAGGCGCCGGTCACGTCGAAGGACGCGATGCAACGCGTCCCCGACGCGACGCGATTCGACAAGGGCGGCGCCCTGCGCCTCGGCGCGGTGCTCACCACGACGTCGGCGCCGCTGCGCACCAGCCCGGTCAAGCGCGGCGACTGGGTGCTGCGGCGCATCCTCGGCACGCCGACGCCGCCGCCGCCGGCCGATGCGGGCACGCTGCCTGCCGACGACAAGAGCTTCGAGGGGCAGACGCTGCGGCAGCGCCTCGCGCAGCACAAGAACCGGGCGGCCTGCGCCAACTGCCACCTCCGCATCGATCCGCTCGGCTTCCCGCTCGAGGGCTTCGACGCCGTCGGCCGTCGTCGCGCGGCCTACGCCGATGGCGTGCCGGTCGACGTGATCGGCGAGTTCCGCGACGGCTCGACCATCACGGCGACCGACGGGCTGCTGTCGCACCTGCAACGCAACGAGCGCCTGGTGCTGACGACCCTCGCGCGCAAGATGATCGGGTATGCGCTCGGGCGCAACCCGCAGGCCTCCGATCGGCCGCTGCTCGCGGCGATGGTCGGCGCGGGCGGCGACGCGACGTTTGCCGACCTCGCGACGATGATCGCGACGAGCCGTCAGTTCCGGCAGCGCGTCGGGCGCGGCGCGACGCCACCGGCGCCCGCACCCCTTCCGGCGCACGCGCCGACAACCTCGGGCACGTCGGCCCGCGCAGGCCTCCCATGA